The following proteins come from a genomic window of Halorussus halophilus:
- a CDS encoding heme o synthase — protein MTGQTISRRFSTLLAATAVGVYLLVVVGATTALTDAVAACSTWPACNGQWLPQLGEPKLAIAWGHRVAAMAVGVLLLATLVVGWRDADRRRVRLSLGLAAALYPVQIGLGAFAATTGGVATLSAIHLLVGMAIFSGVVLALAWTLEPETPDDPTGFAEPEPLSEDGPAPTFDEPTTALDRVKRTANAYFRLMKPRLMWLLCLVASAGMALAAGPALRVETVVATLAGGVLSIGASGTFNHVLERDVDEKMSRTNDRPTVTHQVPVRNALVFGFALAALSVGVFLTVNVLAAILGLFAIFFYSVVYTLMLKPNTVQNTVIGGFAGALPALIGWAAVTGDVGVPALVLSGVIFMWTPAHFYNLALAYKDDYARGGFPMMPVVRGEAVTRKHILLWLGATLLSASLLSTVTTLGWLFAATSVVFGTVFLWAVVRLHRERTERAAFRSFHASNAYLGALLLAVVADALVV, from the coding sequence GTGACCGGACAGACGATCTCTCGGCGGTTCTCTACGCTCCTCGCGGCCACGGCAGTCGGCGTCTATCTGCTGGTAGTCGTCGGTGCGACGACCGCACTGACCGACGCCGTCGCGGCCTGCTCGACGTGGCCAGCCTGTAACGGCCAGTGGCTCCCCCAACTCGGCGAGCCGAAACTCGCCATCGCGTGGGGCCACCGCGTCGCCGCGATGGCCGTAGGCGTCCTCCTCCTCGCGACGCTGGTCGTCGGCTGGCGAGACGCCGACCGTCGCCGCGTCCGACTCTCACTGGGTCTCGCGGCCGCGCTCTACCCCGTGCAAATCGGCCTCGGCGCGTTCGCGGCGACCACCGGCGGCGTGGCGACCCTCTCGGCGATTCACCTGCTGGTCGGGATGGCAATCTTCTCCGGCGTCGTCCTCGCGCTCGCGTGGACGCTAGAACCTGAGACGCCCGACGACCCGACCGGCTTCGCGGAGCCAGAACCGCTCTCCGAAGACGGCCCCGCACCGACCTTCGACGAACCGACGACGGCACTCGACCGCGTAAAACGGACTGCGAACGCCTACTTCCGACTGATGAAGCCGCGACTGATGTGGCTCCTCTGTCTCGTCGCGTCGGCGGGGATGGCGCTCGCTGCCGGACCTGCACTCCGCGTCGAGACTGTCGTCGCCACGCTCGCGGGCGGCGTCCTCTCCATCGGTGCCTCCGGCACTTTCAACCACGTCCTCGAACGCGACGTGGACGAGAAGATGTCCCGGACGAACGACCGGCCGACAGTGACCCATCAGGTGCCGGTGCGAAACGCGCTCGTCTTCGGGTTCGCGCTCGCCGCGCTCTCGGTCGGCGTGTTCCTCACCGTGAACGTGTTGGCGGCGATTCTGGGCTTGTTCGCCATCTTCTTCTACAGCGTCGTCTACACGCTGATGTTGAAGCCCAACACGGTCCAGAACACGGTCATCGGTGGCTTCGCTGGCGCGCTCCCGGCACTCATTGGTTGGGCGGCCGTGACCGGCGACGTCGGCGTCCCGGCGCTCGTTCTCTCTGGAGTCATCTTCATGTGGACGCCCGCGCACTTCTACAACCTCGCGCTGGCGTACAAGGACGACTACGCGCGAGGCGGCTTCCCGATGATGCCAGTCGTCCGCGGAGAGGCAGTCACCCGGAAACACATCCTGCTGTGGCTCGGCGCGACGTTGCTCTCGGCGAGTCTGCTCTCGACGGTGACGACGCTCGGGTGGCTCTTCGCCGCGACGAGCGTCGTCTTCGGCACCGTCTTCCTCTGGGCGGTCGTTCGACTGCACCGCGAGCGAACCGAGCGGGCGGCGTTCCGGTCGTTCCACGCGTCGAACGCGTACCTCGGCGCGCTACTGCTCGCGGTCGTCGCCGACGCGCTCGTCGTCTGA
- a CDS encoding ABC transporter permease, giving the protein MTATSRVSAEATAAWHSFVRRRTAVFFTFFFPVILILIFAVLVQTNPGGGGGGGLFTEPAGYYLPGYLAVVVLFTPLSRVGSTVARHREGNRFEKLATTPLSRAEWLLAHTLVNVVIIGIASLIILGLMALVTGTANLALGPANLAIVAVFVAFAVALFCGLGAMLGSLADSQDGVIAASNAIALPLLFLSNTFVTPELLPAWFRPAMSLSPLTYFARGVRDVTYPQMEIMRVGGSSLVGWQFNLAILAVLTVVFFAVGAALIPQTD; this is encoded by the coding sequence ATGACCGCGACCAGCAGGGTTAGTGCCGAGGCAACTGCCGCGTGGCACTCGTTCGTCAGGCGACGGACGGCGGTGTTCTTCACGTTCTTCTTCCCGGTCATCCTCATCCTCATCTTCGCCGTGCTGGTGCAGACGAACCCCGGCGGCGGTGGCGGGGGCGGCCTCTTCACCGAACCCGCGGGCTACTACCTACCGGGCTATCTCGCGGTAGTCGTGCTGTTCACGCCGCTCTCGCGGGTCGGTTCGACCGTCGCGCGCCACCGCGAAGGGAACCGATTCGAGAAGTTGGCGACGACGCCCCTCTCTCGCGCGGAGTGGCTGTTGGCTCACACGCTCGTCAACGTGGTCATCATCGGCATCGCCAGTCTCATCATCCTCGGCCTGATGGCGCTCGTGACCGGTACGGCGAACCTCGCACTCGGCCCGGCGAACCTCGCAATCGTCGCGGTGTTCGTCGCCTTCGCCGTCGCGCTGTTCTGTGGTCTCGGGGCGATGCTGGGGAGTCTGGCGGACTCGCAAGACGGCGTGATTGCGGCCAGTAATGCCATCGCGCTCCCGTTGCTCTTCCTGTCGAACACGTTCGTCACGCCGGAGTTGCTTCCCGCGTGGTTCCGACCGGCGATGAGCCTCTCGCCGCTGACCTACTTCGCACGGGGCGTTCGGGACGTGACGTACCCGCAGATGGAAATCATGCGAGTCGGCGGCTCTTCGCTCGTCGGCTGGCAGTTCAATCTCGCGATACTCGCAGTGCTGACGGTCGTCTTCTTCGCCGTCGGTGCTGCGCTGATTCCGCAGACCGACTGA
- a CDS encoding DUF420 domain-containing protein has product MSTTTAKRRVKENPRAATVVLSILGYVLVLGTFAGLLPIYPELERPTVDLLSHAIAVVNTVALASLLMGWRWIRAGEIRKHRAAMLTAFSLILVFLAFYLTKVGGGGEKHIAATGLPYYAYLVMLAIHILLSVVAVPVVIYAVVLGLTHSPAELRETAHAKVGRWAAGAWSLSLALGIVTYVMLNHVYGAEKYVPMFVSSVPLV; this is encoded by the coding sequence ATGTCCACCACGACTGCCAAGCGGCGGGTCAAGGAAAACCCACGGGCCGCCACGGTCGTCCTCTCGATTCTGGGCTACGTCCTCGTCCTCGGGACGTTCGCCGGACTGTTGCCCATCTACCCGGAACTCGAACGCCCGACCGTAGACCTGCTGAGCCACGCCATCGCGGTCGTCAACACGGTCGCACTCGCTTCGCTCTTGATGGGGTGGCGCTGGATTCGAGCGGGCGAGATCCGCAAACACCGCGCCGCGATGCTTACAGCGTTCTCGCTCATCCTCGTCTTCCTCGCGTTCTACCTCACCAAGGTCGGGGGCGGCGGCGAGAAACACATTGCCGCGACCGGCTTGCCGTACTACGCCTACCTCGTGATGCTGGCGATACACATCCTGCTGTCGGTCGTCGCGGTGCCAGTGGTCATCTACGCCGTCGTCCTCGGACTGACCCACTCGCCTGCCGAACTGAGAGAGACGGCACACGCGAAAGTCGGTCGCTGGGCCGCAGGGGCGTGGAGTCTCAGCCTCGCGCTCGGCATCGTTACCTACGTGATGCTCAACCACGTCTACGGGGCCGAGAAGTACGTGCCCATGTTCGTGTCCTCCGTCCCTCTTGTGTAG
- a CDS encoding DUF7546 family protein, producing MSSTFTLDIDRLRPDRDTVLWAGLLFNTELILTIAYLLLSDASVQEFRYLVYPFVWLNVGIWAIVKTKPVANSERDRYVGVAVATGYFLVLAYFGGLLGPGVPHPEHALGWRIAWLPPGWGPAVLYTGGVAKLALMPYKVVGYVALAYLVYATVLDAAGSAISGILGLLSCVSCTWPIVATLVTGVAGSGTAVAVAATEWSYTLGTVVFVVTVGLLYWRPTIGGR from the coding sequence ATGAGTTCGACCTTCACCCTCGACATCGACCGACTTCGACCCGACCGCGACACCGTGCTGTGGGCGGGACTACTGTTCAACACCGAACTGATTCTGACCATCGCGTACCTCCTGCTGTCGGACGCCAGCGTCCAAGAGTTCCGCTACCTCGTCTATCCGTTCGTCTGGCTGAACGTCGGTATCTGGGCAATCGTCAAGACGAAGCCCGTGGCAAACAGCGAGCGAGATAGATACGTCGGAGTTGCGGTCGCCACTGGCTACTTCCTCGTGCTGGCGTACTTCGGCGGGCTACTCGGACCGGGCGTCCCACACCCCGAACACGCGCTCGGGTGGCGAATCGCGTGGCTCCCGCCCGGGTGGGGGCCTGCAGTGTTGTACACCGGCGGCGTCGCCAAACTCGCGTTGATGCCGTACAAAGTCGTCGGATACGTGGCACTCGCGTATCTCGTCTACGCGACGGTCCTCGACGCCGCCGGGTCCGCAATCTCCGGAATCTTGGGCCTGCTCTCCTGCGTGAGTTGCACGTGGCCCATCGTCGCCACGCTGGTGACCGGCGTCGCCGGAAGTGGTACCGCCGTCGCAGTCGCGGCGACTGAGTGGTCCTACACGCTCGGAACCGTCGTCTTCGTCGTGACCGTCGGGTTGCTCTACTGGCGGCCGACGATAGGTGGCAGGTAG
- a CDS encoding ABC transporter ATP-binding protein has product MTDVLVADGLRKEYGDTTALDGVSLSVAEGEVFALIGPNGAGKTTLVRALTGTTTPDAGSVSLLGSDPTDADREGLGLLPQSFDPPERLTARELLDYYAGLYDDSRDVETVLAEVGMDDAGTTWYENLSGGQRRRTCVGTALVNDPDVLFLDEPTTGIDPAGRRALWSLIEDLADRGTTVFLTTHYMEEAEHLADRVGLLAEGSVVEVGPPADLVAEYGGQSRLVVAPENAESGADALEASNFGVRTTGEGLVVEGVAPEDIGDVVAALNDRGVEYEALTWKQPDLESVFLELTGQSVADGTLSTAGVGASEREEVALAGGEQ; this is encoded by the coding sequence ATGACCGACGTACTTGTCGCCGACGGACTCCGCAAGGAGTACGGCGACACCACCGCGCTCGACGGCGTCTCCCTCTCGGTCGCCGAGGGCGAGGTGTTCGCGCTCATCGGACCGAACGGCGCGGGCAAGACGACGCTCGTCCGGGCGCTCACGGGAACGACGACGCCCGACGCGGGTTCAGTCTCGTTGCTCGGAAGCGACCCGACTGACGCCGACCGCGAGGGGCTCGGCTTACTCCCCCAGTCGTTCGACCCACCCGAACGACTGACCGCGCGCGAACTGCTCGACTACTACGCGGGCCTCTACGACGACTCGCGCGACGTCGAAACGGTCCTCGCGGAGGTCGGCATGGACGATGCTGGGACGACGTGGTACGAGAACCTCTCGGGTGGCCAACGACGCCGGACCTGCGTCGGGACGGCGCTCGTCAACGACCCGGACGTGCTGTTTCTGGACGAACCGACCACTGGAATCGACCCCGCGGGTCGTCGGGCGCTCTGGTCGCTCATCGAAGACCTCGCCGACCGCGGGACGACCGTCTTCCTCACCACGCACTACATGGAAGAAGCCGAACACCTCGCGGACCGCGTGGGACTCCTCGCGGAGGGGAGCGTCGTCGAAGTCGGCCCACCAGCAGACCTCGTGGCCGAGTACGGTGGCCAGAGCAGACTCGTGGTCGCTCCAGAAAACGCCGAATCGGGCGCAGACGCACTCGAAGCGAGCAACTTCGGCGTACGGACGACCGGCGAGGGACTAGTCGTCGAAGGCGTCGCTCCCGAGGACATCGGCGACGTGGTCGCCGCGCTGAACGACCGCGGCGTCGAGTACGAGGCACTGACGTGGAAACAACCCGACTTGGAGAGCGTCTTCCTCGAATTGACGGGGCAGTCGGTGGCCGATGGGACGCTCTCGACTGCGGGCGTCGGTGCGAGCGAGCGCGAGGAAGTCGCGCTCGCCGGAGGTGAGCAATGA
- a CDS encoding DUF7322 domain-containing protein, whose amino-acid sequence MFFDPFEEEHGGERDPQLQQSIQSISTETLQQFILLAVLVQVGLFAISIGLLLVGFRGELVLGGALACVGVVALVVAVVVYRRRGD is encoded by the coding sequence ATGTTCTTCGACCCGTTCGAGGAAGAACACGGTGGAGAGCGGGACCCGCAGTTGCAACAGTCGATACAGAGCATCTCGACCGAGACGCTTCAGCAGTTCATCCTCCTCGCAGTTCTCGTGCAGGTTGGACTGTTCGCTATCAGTATTGGCCTGCTTCTCGTTGGATTCCGCGGCGAGTTGGTTCTCGGCGGTGCGTTGGCCTGCGTCGGGGTTGTGGCGCTCGTCGTCGCCGTCGTCGTGTATCGGCGTCGGGGCGACTGA